In one Bartonella grahamii subsp. shimonis genomic region, the following are encoded:
- a CDS encoding protein-disulfide reductase DsbD domain-containing protein — protein MKKSHIFTNLQNIATFFYKKLLVTLSLTFIVLELLNIPVNAQTEQKLQLFATSWYESDGGRIRLAITEPSLSGIREGIIEIVLKPGWKTYWRNPGNSGMAPFFNFNQQVSYEIFYPTPQLFETENDWSLGYKDKVILPFNLSGSSKNLSGAFTLGLCNKICLPFTVNFDFSPSALKNKHLPASFLKNAQDSLPRMMRNALKISAEKYNNTLLIKIQNNNKTTPSSLFLDGGEMQIGAAKKVSDNAEYTLFSAPLYFAPEEINQKIFYTVSFKDHALSGTFIFRTQPTPLATPE, from the coding sequence ATGAAAAAAAGTCATATATTTACAAATTTACAAAATATCGCAACTTTCTTTTATAAAAAGCTTTTAGTTACTTTAAGCTTAACATTCATAGTTTTAGAATTACTTAACATTCCTGTAAATGCTCAGACAGAACAAAAGCTCCAGCTTTTCGCAACATCTTGGTATGAATCAGATGGTGGTCGTATCCGATTAGCGATCACTGAACCTTCTCTTTCTGGAATAAGAGAAGGCATTATTGAGATTGTGCTTAAACCAGGATGGAAAACTTACTGGCGCAATCCAGGTAATTCTGGTATGGCACCATTTTTTAATTTCAACCAACAGGTTTCTTATGAAATCTTTTATCCTACTCCACAGCTTTTTGAAACAGAAAATGATTGGTCATTAGGCTATAAGGATAAAGTAATATTGCCCTTCAATCTTTCTGGTTCAAGCAAAAATTTAAGTGGTGCTTTCACTCTTGGATTATGTAATAAAATCTGTCTTCCATTTACTGTTAACTTTGATTTTTCGCCATCTGCTCTTAAAAATAAACATCTTCCTGCTTCCTTCTTAAAAAATGCCCAAGATTCTTTGCCCCGCATGATGCGGAATGCACTAAAAATAAGTGCCGAAAAATATAACAACACCCTCCTTATAAAAATACAAAATAACAACAAAACAACTCCTTCCTCTCTCTTTTTAGATGGAGGAGAAATGCAAATTGGAGCAGCAAAAAAAGTTAGTGATAACGCAGAATATACACTCTTCAGTGCTCCACTCTATTTCGCACCAGAAGAAATAAACCAAAAAATTTTTTATACAGTTTCTTTTAAAGATCACGCCTTAAGTGGAACATTCATATTTCGTACGCAGCCAACCCCTCTTGCGACTCCGGAATAA
- a CDS encoding YqgE/AlgH family protein, translating to MKRCNGFLGGQLLIAMPGMNDKRFIRSVIYICAHSDAGAMGIILNQLHHIDFPDLLLHLGVIDSGQKKSLSEPIKQFPVRYGGPVDPSRGFVLHSDDYVCEETVFIADKVCFTATIDILKAISCEQGPQHALVALGYAGWKAGQLEAEISTNGWLISSTSPSFLFESDLSCKYGKSLTRMGIDPTYLASEMGHA from the coding sequence ATGAAGCGGTGTAATGGCTTTTTAGGTGGACAATTACTCATAGCAATGCCAGGGATGAATGACAAACGCTTTATTCGTTCTGTTATTTATATTTGTGCGCATTCTGATGCCGGTGCGATGGGCATTATTCTCAATCAATTGCATCATATTGATTTTCCAGATCTTTTACTTCACTTGGGAGTCATAGACAGTGGCCAAAAAAAAAGTCTTTCTGAACCAATAAAACAGTTTCCAGTTCGCTATGGTGGTCCTGTTGATCCTTCGCGTGGTTTTGTCCTTCATTCAGATGATTATGTCTGTGAAGAAACTGTTTTTATTGCAGATAAGGTCTGTTTTACTGCGACAATTGATATATTAAAAGCGATCAGTTGCGAACAAGGTCCGCAACATGCACTGGTAGCATTAGGCTATGCTGGATGGAAAGCGGGACAACTTGAAGCAGAAATTTCTACAAATGGTTGGCTAATCAGTTCTACATCACCTAGTTTTCTTTTTGAAAGCGATTTAAGTTGCAAGTATGGTAAAAGTTTAACACGCATGGGTATCGATCCAACTTATCTTGCTTCTGAAATGGGGCACGCGTAG
- the rnhA gene encoding ribonuclease HI encodes MATQQKIVEIYTDGACSGNPGIGGWGAILRWNGHERELYGGKVHTTNNQMELMAAICALKALKEPCLVDLYTDSVYVRNGISKWIEDWKKNNWRTASKNPVKNMELWQALEDASSCHTVRWHWVKGHAGHSENERADALARKAITQYRENGRFPA; translated from the coding sequence ATGGCAACTCAACAAAAAATCGTTGAAATTTATACAGATGGTGCTTGCTCAGGGAATCCTGGAATTGGAGGATGGGGAGCAATTTTACGCTGGAATGGTCATGAACGTGAGCTTTATGGCGGTAAGGTCCATACGACAAACAATCAAATGGAACTCATGGCGGCAATTTGTGCATTAAAGGCACTTAAAGAGCCCTGTTTGGTCGACCTTTACACAGACTCAGTTTATGTGCGTAACGGTATATCTAAGTGGATTGAAGATTGGAAAAAGAATAATTGGCGCACCGCATCAAAAAATCCTGTTAAAAATATGGAGCTATGGCAAGCTCTTGAGGATGCTAGTTCTTGTCATACAGTCAGATGGCACTGGGTAAAAGGGCATGCGGGACATTCAGAAAATGAACGTGCAGATGCTCTTGCTCGCAAAGCAATTACTCAATATCGCGAAAATGGACGTTTTCCAGCATAA